In Setaria viridis unplaced genomic scaffold, Setaria_viridis_v4.0 scaffold_308, whole genome shotgun sequence, a single window of DNA contains:
- the LOC140221564 gene encoding calcineurin B-like protein 7 — MLAQPALEASSTRDDDSSIRPAILNESDLFLSDDAVEQIVDQTFQQADFNGDGKIDPDEWKAFASKNPALLKNMTLPYFKDITMAFPSFVLNSGVGDSEL, encoded by the exons ATGCTAGCCCAGCCGGCGCTTGAGGCGAGCAGCACAAGGGATGATG ATTCCAGTATCCGACCAGCTATTCTGAATGAATCAGATCTGTTTCTTTCTGATGACGCTGTTGAACAAATTGTGGATCAG ACATTCCAGCAAGCAGACTTCAATGGTGACGGGAAGATTGATCCTGATGAATGGAAAGCGTTCGCGAGTAAAAACCCAGCTTTGCTGAAGAACATGACTCTTCCATACTTTAA GGACATAACCATGGCATTCCCCAGCTTTGTTTTGAACTCTGGTGTTGGCGATTCAGAGTTGTAG
- the LOC140221562 gene encoding ATP synthase subunit alpha, mitochondrial, which yields MEFSPRAAELTTLLESRMTNFYTNFQVDEIGRVVSVGDGIARVYGLNEIQAGEMVEFASGVKGIALNLENENVGIVVFGSDTAIKEGDLVKRTGSIVDVPAGKAMLGRVVDALGVPIDGKGALSDHERRRVEVKAPGIIERKSVHEPMQTGLKAVDSLVPIGRGQRELIIGDRQTGKTAIAIDTILNQKQMNSRGTNESETLYCVYVAIGQKRSTVAQLVQILSEANALEYSILVAATASDPAPLQFLAPYSGCAMGEYFRDNGMHALIIYDDLSKQAVAYRQMSLLLRRPPGREAFPGDVFYLHSRLLERAAKRSDQTGAGSLTALPVIETQAGDVSAYIPTNVISITDGQICLETELFYRGIRPAINVGLSVSRVGSAAQLKAMKQVCGSSKLELAQYREVAAFAQFGSDLDAATQALLNRGARLTEVPKQPQYEPLPIEKQIVVIYAAVNGFCDRMPLDRISQYEKAILSTINPELLKSFLEKGGLTNERKMEPDASLKENALPYL from the coding sequence ATGGAATTCTCACCAAGAGCTGCGGAACTCACGACTCTATTAGAAAGTAGAATGACCAACTTTTACACGAATTTTCAAGTGGATGAGATCGGTCGAGTGGTCTCAGTTGGAGATGGGATTGCACGTGTTTACGGATTGAACGAGATTCAAGCAGGAGAAATGGTGGAATTTGCCAGCGGTGTGAAAGGAATAGCCTTGAATCTTGAGAATGAGAATGTAGGTATTGTTGTCTTTGGTAGTGATACCGCTATTAAAGAAGGAGATCTTGTCAAGCGCACTGGATCTATTGTGGATGTTCCTGCGGGAAAGGCCATGTTAGGCCGTGTGGTCGACGCCTTGGGAGTACCTATTGATGGAAAAGGGGCTCTAAGCGATCACGAACGAAGACGTGTCGAAGTGAAAGCCCCAGGGATTATTGAACGTAAATCTGTCCACGAACCTATGCAAACAGGCTTAAAAGCAGTGGATAGCCTGGTTCCTATAGGCCGTGGTCAACGAGAACTTATAATCGGGGACAGACAAACTGGAAAAACAGCAATAGCTATCGATACTATATTAAACCAAAAGCAAATGAACTCAAGGGGCACAAATGAGAGTGAGACATTGTATTGTGTCTATGTTGCGATTGGACAAAAACGCTCGACTGTGGCACAATTAGTTCAAATTCTTTCAGAAGCGAATGCTTTGGAATATTCCATTCTTGTAGCAGCCACCGCTTCGGATCCTGCTCCTCTGCAATTTCTGGCCCCATATTCTGGGTGTGCCATGGGGGAATATTTCCGCGATAATGGAATGCATGCATTAATTATATATGATGATCTAAGTAAACAGGCGGTGGCATATCGACAAATGTCATTATTGTTACGCCGACCACCAGGCCGTGAGGCTTTCCCCGGGGATGTTTTCTATTTACATTCCCGTCTCTTAGAAAGAGCCGCTAAACGATCGGACCAGACAGGTGCAGGTAGCTTGACTGCGTTACCCGTGATTGAAACACAAGCTGGAGACGTATCGGCCTATATCCCCACCAATGTGATCTCCATTACAGATGGACAAATCTGTTTGGAAACAGAGCTCTTTTATCGCGGAATTAGACCCGCTATTAACGTTGGCTTATCCGTCAGTCGCGTCGGGTCTGCCGCTCAGTTGAAAGCTATGAAACAAGTCTGCGGTAGTTCAAAACTGGAATTGGCACAATATCGCGAAGTGGCCGCCTTCGCTCAATTTGGGTCAGACCTTGATGCTGCGACTCAGGCATTACTCAATAGAGGTGCAAGGCTTACAGAAGTGCCCAAACAACCACAATATGAGCCACTTCCAATTGAAAAACAAATTGTTGTTATTTATGCTGCTGTCAACGGCTTCTGTGATCGAATGCCACTAGACAGAATTTCTCAATATGAGAAAGCCATTCTAAGTACTATTAATCCTGAATTACTAAAATCCTTCTTAGAAAAAGGTGGCTTAACTAACGAAAGAAAGATGGAACCAGATGCTTCTTTAAAAGAAAACGCTTTGCCTTACCTGTAA